A DNA window from Pseudodesulfovibrio thermohalotolerans contains the following coding sequences:
- a CDS encoding peptidylprolyl isomerase, with the protein MIAFNDNAIGALEFTVTWELDGERHEEWFLGRKANPVNDIFPRDMRDALEGKRAGESVRFSYNPRLCIPRRRGSLVLTLNRDRLRRKTVSGEPILPRVGRFYPQGHIDGLLDIYPDTLTPFRLTALDDDTFTADRNHPLADVPVTIEAKIQYLEPRETGAYGSLTHWRETVCDWGPGMQAMLDGEPPDFFHPAFFDRERDLDENCRIPQPDGAALRNYQTVLDRFIAPGMRVMDLSPDSERPSGKYDAAVCLCALEYMDRPVDILRYIDHFLQPGAPVILASTDAFDPACAIRGWRELHPFERMGLALEYLRMAGFTHEPGTISIRNDWRDRDDPRFLETKGVSDPLFIAYARKPE; encoded by the coding sequence ATGATTGCATTCAACGACAACGCCATAGGCGCGCTGGAATTTACCGTCACCTGGGAATTGGACGGCGAACGCCATGAGGAATGGTTCCTGGGCCGCAAAGCCAACCCGGTGAACGACATCTTTCCTCGCGACATGCGTGACGCCCTGGAAGGCAAGAGGGCCGGTGAATCCGTACGGTTCTCCTATAACCCGCGCCTGTGCATCCCGCGCCGCCGAGGGAGCCTGGTCCTGACCTTGAACCGCGACCGATTACGCCGCAAGACGGTCTCGGGCGAGCCGATCCTCCCGCGCGTGGGACGCTTTTATCCCCAGGGCCACATCGATGGCCTCCTGGACATCTACCCGGACACCCTGACCCCGTTCAGGCTGACCGCTCTCGACGACGACACCTTCACCGCCGACCGCAATCACCCGCTGGCCGACGTCCCAGTGACCATCGAAGCCAAAATCCAATATCTGGAGCCGCGCGAGACCGGTGCATACGGCTCACTGACCCATTGGCGCGAAACCGTCTGCGACTGGGGACCCGGAATGCAGGCCATGCTCGACGGCGAGCCGCCGGACTTTTTCCACCCCGCATTCTTCGACCGCGAGAGGGACCTCGACGAGAATTGCCGCATCCCCCAACCGGACGGCGCGGCCCTGCGCAACTACCAAACCGTGCTCGACAGGTTCATCGCCCCCGGTATGCGGGTCATGGACCTTTCCCCGGACTCCGAACGACCCTCGGGCAAATACGACGCCGCAGTATGCCTCTGTGCGCTTGAGTACATGGACCGTCCGGTGGATATCCTGCGTTATATCGACCACTTCCTCCAACCCGGCGCGCCCGTGATCCTGGCCTCCACCGACGCCTTCGACCCGGCCTGCGCCATCCGGGGCTGGCGTGAGCTGCACCCTTTCGAGCGCATGGGCCTCGCCCTCGAATACCTGCGCATGGCTGGTTTCACCCACGAGCCCGGCACCATCTCCATCCGCAACGACTGGCGCGACCGGGACGATCCCCGGTTCCTCGAAACCAAGGGCGTGAGCGACCCGCTGTTCATCGCCTACGCGCGCAAACCCGAATAG